The DNA segment GGAGAGGAATTAATCGGGGTTTCTAGGTTTCCTTGCTGAGGATCGCGTCCGGCTGGACTAACAACCTCACTATTTCTGGGATCGCCGGGGCGATTTTTCGATGAATTTACTGCTTGCGCCATGTTGTGTTCGCCTCTAAATTAGAATTGTGGCATTTTTATATTATTAATAATATTTGTAGCCAAAGATGTTTTTTGGCTGGGAAGTTTAGAAAAATTAATTTACCTGCTCTTATTAAAATATGAAACTCGCAAGCTATTTACAGCATTACGAGTTTCATCACCAATATTTCCTGCTAATTTGAGTCAGACTTTCGCCTAATTAGACTCAGTAATCCAATTACACAATATTCAGCATGAAATTAAATTTTCCACTTATGGTAGTGGGTGGAAAAGTAAGTCAGGGAAAAAGCGGTTAAATTCAATTAAAATCCCTGCTGTAATGGTTAGCCAGATAGTAGCTGCCACTGGAGCCGTAGAAAGAAATGTGATCAAATAGGAAGATTGATCGCTTTTATCTGCCATGAATTTAGTCTCCAAAACAAATGAATTGGGCTAGGAATAATTAACGTGGAGAAACAGTAATTTCTGAATCTTTAGCGGTTAATTCGCCTGAAAGGAGTTCTTTAATCGCTGCCGCAGGC comes from the Nodularia sp. NIES-3585 genome and includes:
- the psaJ gene encoding photosystem I reaction center subunit IX; translated protein: MADKSDQSSYLITFLSTAPVAATIWLTITAGILIEFNRFFPDLLFHPLP